A window from Aquabacterium sp. NJ1 encodes these proteins:
- a CDS encoding PEP-CTERM sorting domain-containing protein, which translates to MRPFIHVATATAWACAAVAGSAQASTINLNPFYVNDQAIDAPTKAVQLIYAPNTNTLIERNSGSAIATIDVGSGQVTKTFSTTRYTDISLSPSGNYVFASDYGGENIGYGTASTQSYVTRLDLQARTAATEATPIAGNVEAISDSTFALKSSDQWVTFTLNAWSGTQQSTQLNVSNGYFSGYYASVYYGDFVYDARTQRLIHGNSGLSSQELQAFSVQNNNFVRQEGSGMYGSASGYGGTVALATDGQTLYYGSLQVDALNVSHNLLVFPELIYAANSKYAFGNGAYYDAKTGVLLGKLGFDTTVYALDPNSDSFWAYDGSSNQFLHFSSAVPEASTFSLMALGLFGLVWAHRRRQQ; encoded by the coding sequence ATGCGTCCATTCATCCATGTGGCGACCGCCACGGCATGGGCTTGCGCCGCCGTGGCCGGTTCGGCTCAAGCCTCGACCATCAACCTGAACCCGTTCTATGTGAACGATCAGGCGATCGATGCGCCGACCAAGGCCGTGCAACTGATCTATGCGCCCAATACCAACACGCTCATCGAGCGCAACAGCGGCAGCGCCATTGCGACCATCGATGTGGGGTCGGGGCAGGTCACCAAGACCTTTTCCACGACGAGGTACACGGACATCTCGTTGAGCCCCAGCGGCAACTACGTGTTCGCGTCGGACTACGGCGGTGAAAACATCGGCTATGGCACGGCCTCGACGCAGAGCTACGTGACCAGGCTGGACCTGCAGGCCCGCACGGCCGCGACAGAGGCCACGCCCATTGCAGGCAATGTGGAGGCCATCTCCGACAGCACTTTTGCCTTGAAGTCATCCGATCAATGGGTGACCTTCACGCTCAATGCGTGGTCGGGTACGCAGCAGTCCACCCAGCTCAATGTTTCGAATGGCTATTTCAGCGGCTATTACGCGTCGGTTTATTACGGCGACTTTGTCTACGACGCCAGGACGCAGCGCCTGATCCATGGCAACTCGGGCCTGTCGTCGCAAGAGTTGCAGGCCTTCTCGGTCCAGAACAATAACTTTGTGAGGCAAGAGGGCTCGGGCATGTACGGCTCGGCTTCAGGTTATGGCGGCACCGTGGCGCTGGCAACCGATGGGCAGACGCTCTACTACGGCAGCCTGCAAGTCGATGCCTTGAACGTGTCGCACAACCTGTTGGTGTTTCCCGAACTGATCTATGCCGCCAACAGCAAGTACGCGTTCGGCAACGGCGCCTACTACGATGCCAAGACCGGTGTGCTGTTGGGCAAATTGGGGTTCGATACGACCGTCTATGCCCTGGATCCCAATAGCGACAGCTTCTGGGCTTACGACGGGTCGAGCAACCAGTTTCTGCACTTCAGTTCGGCGGTGCCCGAGGCCTCGACCTTCAGCTTGATGGCGCTGGGGCTGTTTGGCCTGGTGTGGGCGCATCGCCGTCGTCAACAGTGA
- a CDS encoding SPFH domain-containing protein → MAKPTPRESNPLEQFSAFQLNGWLALLIWLAVAAFTGSQVLDGLHEGHPPLTSFFVIGALLLVTKGFVIIAPNMATVLTFFGKYAGSITDDGFYWCNPLASRREVSLRINNFTTETIKVNDKNGNPVEVGAVISWLIRDTAKAVFSVNDYATFIQMACESAIREVVSGRVYDHSTDDGDSAKTLRGDLEGVAQELMLKVEEHVAVAGIDIHSAKITHLAYAPEIAMAMLRKQQAAAVVAARKLIVAGAVGMVKDALDEIEHAGIGPFKDEARVTLVTNLLTVLVSESETQPVLPLGK, encoded by the coding sequence ATGGCCAAGCCCACACCACGCGAGAGCAACCCGCTCGAGCAGTTTTCTGCCTTTCAACTCAACGGCTGGCTGGCCTTGCTGATCTGGCTGGCCGTGGCGGCCTTCACCGGCTCACAGGTGCTGGACGGGCTGCACGAGGGTCACCCGCCCTTGACCAGCTTCTTCGTGATCGGGGCGCTGCTGCTCGTGACCAAAGGCTTCGTGATCATCGCGCCCAACATGGCCACGGTGCTCACCTTCTTCGGCAAGTACGCCGGCAGCATCACCGACGATGGCTTCTACTGGTGCAACCCGCTGGCCTCGCGCCGCGAAGTGTCCCTGCGCATCAACAACTTCACCACCGAGACCATCAAGGTCAACGACAAGAACGGCAACCCGGTTGAAGTGGGGGCGGTGATCTCCTGGCTCATCCGGGACACCGCCAAGGCCGTGTTCTCGGTCAATGACTACGCCACCTTCATCCAGATGGCCTGCGAATCCGCCATCCGCGAAGTGGTGTCCGGCCGCGTGTACGACCACTCCACCGACGATGGCGACAGCGCCAAGACGCTGCGGGGTGACCTCGAAGGCGTGGCGCAGGAGCTGATGCTCAAGGTGGAAGAACACGTGGCCGTGGCCGGCATCGACATCCACTCCGCCAAGATCACGCACCTGGCCTACGCGCCCGAGATCGCCATGGCCATGCTGCGCAAGCAACAAGCCGCCGCGGTGGTCGCGGCCCGCAAGCTCATCGTCGCGGGCGCCGTGGGCATGGTCAAGGACGCGCTGGACGAGATCGAGCACGCGGGCATCGGCCCCTTCAAGGACGAAGCCCGCGTGACCCTGGTGACCAACCTGCTGACGGTGCTGGTGTCTGAATCGGAAACCCAGCCGGTGCTGCCGCTGGGCAAGTGA
- a CDS encoding aminotransferase class I/II-fold pyridoxal phosphate-dependent enzyme translates to MCPYIGNPPIPITGWRLGWAVVPQDLVPVMERLAQNYYICASTPAQMAALACFTPESIAVCEARKQEFAERRALVLQGLADIGLRVPVPPDGAFYVYIDVSTTGLDAMRFCERALQEAHVALTPGHDFGVCSATTHVRLSYAASKADLEEGLQRLKAFVTRL, encoded by the coding sequence ATGTGTCCATACATAGGCAACCCGCCAATACCGATCACCGGCTGGCGCCTGGGCTGGGCCGTGGTGCCGCAAGACCTGGTGCCCGTGATGGAGCGCCTCGCGCAGAACTACTACATCTGCGCCTCTACCCCGGCACAGATGGCCGCGCTGGCCTGCTTCACGCCCGAATCCATCGCCGTGTGTGAAGCCCGCAAGCAAGAGTTTGCCGAGCGTCGCGCGCTCGTGCTGCAAGGCCTGGCCGACATCGGCCTGCGCGTGCCGGTGCCGCCCGACGGCGCCTTCTACGTCTACATCGACGTCAGCACCACCGGGCTGGATGCGATGCGCTTTTGCGAGCGGGCCTTGCAAGAAGCCCATGTGGCCTTGACACCAGGGCATGACTTCGGCGTGTGCAGCGCCACGACCCATGTGAGGTTGTCGTACGCGGCCTCCAAGGCGGATCTGGAAGAAGGCCTGCAGCGGCTCAAAGCCTTTGTCACACGCCTTTGA
- a CDS encoding helix-turn-helix domain-containing protein, with amino-acid sequence MLRALWCSMQKSLHTPEQFARFLTLLRQTRRDQQVTQVELSERIGLPQSDISKVERGVRRLDLLELRAWLKGLGVSPVEFLLKLEAAFDADAERNRRMQKRVK; translated from the coding sequence ATGCTGCGAGCACTTTGGTGCTCTATGCAAAAGTCTCTCCACACTCCAGAACAATTTGCGCGCTTTCTAACCTTGTTGCGACAGACACGCAGGGACCAACAAGTCACCCAAGTGGAACTATCGGAACGAATTGGCTTGCCTCAAAGCGACATAAGCAAGGTTGAGCGTGGGGTCCGTCGGTTGGACCTATTGGAACTTCGCGCTTGGCTTAAAGGCCTGGGTGTCTCCCCCGTTGAGTTCCTGCTTAAGCTTGAAGCGGCATTTGATGCGGATGCTGAACGCAATCGGCGAATGCAGAAACGGGTTAAGTAG